A stretch of the Bacillota bacterium genome encodes the following:
- the yunB gene encoding sporulation protein YunB yields the protein MEIRSRHPVRVLMPRRRMSRASRFFLRFFIILFIILVGLIYFVEFKLHPILKEVATSRASTLAISLISKAVNEKLSEENIKYSDVVKFEKDEKGNITALTTDTVKMNLLQAELSDCVIKKLQLDDIKVSVPIGNIINGELLTGRGPRIYFKLIPVSNVTTKISNLFTSAGINQTRLQIMLDVNVNMSVLLPISSTSTDVKTSICIAETVVVGAVPNSYTQVDEFDRDTVDQLNDYGESTKGDDVKVPKTDTSKSSASK from the coding sequence TTGGAGATAAGAAGCAGACATCCGGTTAGAGTTTTAATGCCGAGACGGCGCATGAGCCGTGCTTCGCGCTTCTTTTTGCGTTTTTTCATAATACTCTTTATAATTTTGGTTGGGCTGATCTATTTTGTTGAGTTTAAGCTTCACCCGATTTTGAAAGAGGTCGCAACTTCCCGCGCAAGCACCCTTGCAATTTCACTTATATCAAAAGCGGTCAACGAAAAGCTGTCCGAGGAAAACATAAAATACAGCGATGTTGTTAAGTTTGAAAAAGACGAAAAGGGCAATATCACTGCGCTTACGACCGATACTGTCAAGATGAATCTTTTACAGGCGGAATTATCTGACTGTGTTATAAAAAAGCTGCAGCTGGACGATATTAAAGTATCCGTTCCGATTGGAAATATCATAAACGGTGAACTGCTTACCGGACGCGGACCGAGGATATACTTTAAGCTTATCCCAGTGAGCAATGTCACCACTAAAATTTCAAATCTATTTACATCGGCAGGCATCAACCAGACGCGTCTTCAAATAATGCTTGACGTCAATGTCAATATGAGTGTTCTGCTTCCGATAAGCTCAACCTCCACTGACGTCAAAACATCTATCTGCATTGCTGAGACAGTCGTTGTAGGGGCCGTTCCCAATTCGTACACCCAGGTTGACGAATTTGACCGCGACACTGTTGACCAGCTCAACGATTACGGCGAGTCTACTAAAGGAGACGATGTGAAGGTTCCAAAAACCGATACATCAAAATCAAGCGCTTCTAAATGA
- the ligA gene encoding NAD-dependent DNA ligase LigA, with the protein MEVQKRIEELRGEIETANQNYYVSDNPTISDYEYDMMMRELIELEEKYPQFQSPVSPTKRVGGAVLTGFSEVTHTVRMESLQDVFSKEELRDFLVKILEDNPDTEFVVEQKIDGLSVSLEYENGVFVRGSTRGNGDVGEDITENLKTIRAIPMKIKEPLPFLEVRGEVYMKKSVFEALNERREEEEETPFANPRNAAAGSLRQLDSKITAERKLSIFVFNIQQIEGAQPKTHIEALNYLKGLGFSVIPKFTLCKTADEAAEAVDMIGESRGENDFDIDGAVIKVNDFALRGRLGSTSKFPKWAAAFKYPPEIKPTKLLDITIDVGRTGVLTPKAILEPVRLAGTRVVAATVHNKDFIAEKDVRIGDIVLVRKAGEIIPEIVGVLTETRDGTERKFEFPTHCPSCGAEVTNDLDDVFVRCTNLSCPRQLVRGIIHFASRGAMDIDGLGPSIIEQLADSGKLKSVADLYTITEKDVSALYKKGDKIASNIIASIEKSRDNDLYRLIYGLGIRHIGERTAKLISRRFETLDKLMEATAEKLTEVEDVGGIMAQSVVDFFDMPQNFEVLQKLKDAGVNTVSRQETEDSRFAGMTFVLTGALPTLTRDEASAIIEKFGGKTAGSVSKKTSIVLAGEDAGSKLRRAGELGIKVIDEQEFLNMIK; encoded by the coding sequence ATAGAGGTACAAAAGCGAATTGAAGAGCTTAGAGGCGAAATCGAAACCGCAAACCAGAATTATTATGTGAGCGATAACCCCACAATATCGGATTATGAATACGATATGATGATGAGGGAACTGATAGAGCTCGAAGAGAAATATCCGCAGTTTCAGTCGCCAGTGTCACCTACAAAAAGAGTTGGTGGTGCTGTGCTGACCGGATTTTCAGAGGTAACTCATACAGTCCGCATGGAAAGCCTGCAGGATGTTTTTTCGAAAGAAGAACTTCGTGATTTTTTAGTAAAGATATTGGAGGATAACCCAGACACTGAATTTGTCGTTGAGCAGAAGATCGATGGGCTGTCTGTTTCACTTGAATATGAAAACGGCGTATTTGTCAGAGGTTCCACAAGGGGAAACGGGGACGTCGGCGAGGACATCACCGAAAATCTGAAAACTATACGGGCTATCCCGATGAAGATTAAAGAGCCGCTGCCTTTTCTCGAGGTCAGGGGCGAGGTATATATGAAAAAGTCGGTGTTCGAGGCGTTGAACGAAAGACGTGAGGAGGAGGAAGAAACGCCATTCGCAAATCCTCGCAATGCGGCGGCCGGTTCGCTTCGCCAGCTTGACAGCAAGATCACGGCAGAGCGGAAACTTTCGATTTTCGTATTCAATATTCAGCAGATAGAGGGCGCACAGCCCAAAACACATATAGAAGCACTAAACTATCTGAAAGGACTTGGATTTTCAGTCATTCCGAAATTCACGCTCTGCAAAACGGCTGACGAAGCGGCAGAGGCGGTCGACATGATCGGCGAAAGCCGCGGTGAAAACGACTTTGACATAGACGGGGCGGTCATCAAGGTAAACGATTTTGCGCTCCGTGGCAGGCTTGGAAGCACGTCTAAATTCCCAAAATGGGCGGCGGCTTTTAAATATCCGCCTGAGATAAAACCCACAAAGCTTTTGGATATAACGATAGACGTCGGCAGAACAGGCGTTTTGACGCCTAAGGCGATACTTGAACCGGTACGCCTTGCAGGAACTCGAGTTGTTGCCGCAACCGTTCACAATAAAGATTTTATAGCCGAAAAAGACGTACGGATAGGCGACATCGTTTTGGTGCGCAAGGCGGGAGAAATAATTCCCGAAATAGTAGGCGTTTTAACAGAGACGAGAGACGGAACTGAACGGAAATTCGAATTTCCGACACACTGCCCGTCCTGCGGCGCTGAGGTCACAAACGATCTTGACGATGTTTTTGTCAGATGCACGAACCTGAGCTGTCCGAGGCAGCTAGTCAGGGGAATAATCCATTTTGCCAGTCGCGGAGCTATGGATATAGACGGGCTTGGGCCGTCGATAATCGAACAGCTTGCCGATTCGGGCAAACTCAAAAGCGTTGCGGATCTGTATACTATTACAGAAAAGGATGTATCGGCGCTTTATAAAAAAGGAGACAAGATCGCGAGTAATATCATTGCCTCAATTGAAAAAAGCCGCGACAACGATTTATACAGACTTATATACGGGCTTGGCATCCGACACATCGGCGAAAGAACGGCAAAACTCATTTCACGCCGGTTTGAAACGCTGGACAAGCTTATGGAGGCGACCGCTGAGAAGCTTACAGAGGTTGAAGATGTCGGCGGAATAATGGCGCAGAGCGTCGTCGACTTCTTTGATATGCCGCAGAATTTCGAGGTGCTTCAAAAGCTGAAAGACGCAGGAGTGAATACCGTCAGCAGGCAGGAAACCGAGGATAGCCGATTTGCGGGGATGACCTTCGTGCTTACCGGCGCACTTCCGACGCTGACACGAGACGAGGCGTCAGCGATAATCGAGAAATTCGGCGGAAAAACGGCGGGAAGCGTTTCAAAAAAGACAAGCATAGTGCTTGCAGGCGAGGATGCGGGCAGTAAGCTGCGCCGTGCCGGAGAGCTTGGAATAAAAGTGATAGACGAACAAGAGTTTTTAAATATGATAAAATAA
- the gatC gene encoding Asp-tRNA(Asn)/Glu-tRNA(Gln) amidotransferase subunit GatC, whose translation MSVSRDEIKHIGKLARIEIKEEQYDKLARDMSGIVDMVNKLSDLDLSDVSVPLPEKINAWREDKVMESYDRDELLKNAPSKMAGCYLVPKVVE comes from the coding sequence ATGAGCGTTTCAAGGGATGAAATCAAACACATCGGCAAACTTGCGCGCATCGAAATAAAAGAAGAGCAGTATGACAAACTCGCGCGCGATATGTCAGGCATCGTGGACATGGTCAATAAGCTGTCCGATTTGGATCTATCTGATGTCAGCGTTCCGCTGCCTGAAAAGATCAACGCATGGCGCGAGGATAAAGTCATGGAATCATACGACCGTGACGAGCTTTTGAAAAATGCGCCGTCAAAGATGGCGGGATGCTATCTTGTGCCTAAAGTAGTGGAATAA
- the rpsA gene encoding 30S ribosomal protein S1 encodes MISDTICNATSERQTEAADIASQADMVFVVGSRGSSNTKKLYEVCGGLCTETYLIENASELPLGHIKNAAIKKSDLVIGVCAGASTPAYIIKEAIYKMEEIKNELESEKSFAEALEESLITLNTGDRVRGTVIGITPTEVQVNLGTKQAAYIPVSELTSDPNAKVEDIVKVGDEVEVFVTRVNDADGVITLSKRKADAIKGLEELGKAVEEDTIFEGKVAETLERGVVIYHNGVRVFIPASHCPVARDASLADMAGKTFRFKIIQFDKRKNKIIGSIRNVLREERKAAEEAVWADIAVDKRYKGKVKSLTSYGAFVDIGGVDGMVHISELAWGKIKHPANVVKVGDEIEVYVKELDPEKKRISLGYKDLIENPWEKLKNTYKVGDTVKATVVRLVPFGAFAEVIPGVDGLIHISQIANKRIEHPSSELSVGQEVDAKILDIDLENMKVSLSIRALLEPEVVTEGEKE; translated from the coding sequence ATGATTTCTGATACAATATGTAATGCTACGTCCGAAAGACAAACAGAAGCAGCGGACATTGCGTCACAGGCTGATATGGTATTTGTAGTGGGAAGTCGTGGTAGTTCCAATACTAAAAAACTATACGAAGTTTGCGGCGGATTGTGTACTGAAACATATTTGATTGAAAACGCATCGGAGCTTCCGCTTGGACATATAAAGAATGCCGCTATAAAAAAAAGCGATCTTGTTATTGGCGTTTGCGCCGGGGCTTCTACTCCGGCTTATATAATAAAGGAGGCAATTTACAAAATGGAAGAAATCAAAAATGAGCTTGAGTCAGAGAAAAGCTTCGCGGAGGCTTTGGAGGAATCATTAATTACTTTAAATACAGGAGATAGAGTGCGCGGAACCGTTATTGGTATCACACCGACCGAAGTACAGGTTAACCTCGGCACAAAGCAAGCCGCTTATATACCTGTATCCGAGCTTACGAGCGACCCTAACGCAAAGGTTGAGGATATCGTCAAGGTTGGCGATGAAGTTGAGGTTTTCGTGACACGTGTCAACGATGCTGACGGCGTCATCACACTTTCAAAGAGAAAAGCTGATGCAATAAAAGGCCTCGAAGAACTTGGAAAAGCTGTCGAAGAGGATACGATTTTTGAAGGTAAAGTTGCTGAAACACTTGAGCGCGGCGTAGTTATATATCACAATGGCGTTCGTGTATTCATTCCGGCATCACACTGCCCCGTTGCCAGAGACGCATCTCTCGCAGACATGGCAGGCAAGACGTTCCGCTTTAAGATCATACAGTTCGATAAACGCAAAAACAAGATCATCGGTTCTATCAGAAACGTTTTAAGAGAAGAAAGAAAAGCTGCTGAGGAAGCTGTTTGGGCTGACATTGCGGTTGACAAAAGATATAAGGGCAAAGTTAAATCGCTTACATCATACGGCGCATTCGTTGACATCGGTGGTGTTGACGGTATGGTTCATATCAGCGAGCTTGCATGGGGAAAGATCAAGCATCCTGCAAACGTTGTAAAAGTCGGTGATGAGATCGAAGTTTATGTCAAAGAGCTCGATCCTGAAAAGAAACGTATTTCCCTCGGCTATAAGGATCTTATCGAGAATCCGTGGGAAAAATTAAAGAACACATATAAAGTGGGAGATACTGTAAAAGCTACTGTCGTTCGTCTTGTTCCTTTCGGCGCTTTTGCTGAGGTCATTCCAGGTGTTGACGGGCTTATCCATATTTCACAGATTGCAAATAAGAGAATAGAGCATCCGTCAAGCGAGCTTTCTGTCGGTCAGGAAGTTGATGCAAAGATACTTGACATCGATCTTGAGAATATGAAAGTCAGCCTTTCTATCCGCGCTCTGCTTGAGCCAGAAGTTGTAACCGAAGGCGAAAAAGAATAA
- the gatA gene encoding Asp-tRNA(Asn)/Glu-tRNA(Gln) amidotransferase subunit GatA, whose product MNIYEMGAAELSRRLAAKELSSEEVTSGLFDRIDAVEDKVEAYITLTKEEALKHAKAVDEKRTKGEKLPAAAGIPIAIKDNICTKNVLTTCASKMLYNFAPPYNATVMDKIESQDCIMLGKLNMDEFAMGSSCETSYFKKTKNPYDITRVPGGSSGGSAAAVAALETPFALGSDTGGSIRQPAGLCGVVGLKPTYGTVSRFGLIAFASSLDQIGPLARSVRDAAMLFDIIKGHDWHDSTSEEKDLGLTEKALSADIKGKKIGLPKEFYGEGIKPEIKEKVLAAAHHFESLGAQIVDVSIPISEYALPAYYIISSAEASSNLARFDGVKYGFRAENYDDLIDLYFKTRSEGFGDEVKRRILLGTYVLSSGYYDAYYKKACQVRALIKQGYNDALSKCDALLTPVTPTTAFKIGEKTDDPMEMYMEDICTVSINIAGLPALVQPCGEVEGLPVGMQLIGRKFGEQTLLDLGYAYETTGGAVFTAPKL is encoded by the coding sequence ATGAACATCTATGAAATGGGCGCCGCGGAGCTGTCGCGCCGCCTTGCCGCAAAGGAACTCTCGAGTGAGGAGGTCACAAGCGGACTGTTTGACCGTATAGACGCTGTGGAAGATAAGGTTGAGGCATATATCACTCTGACAAAAGAAGAAGCTTTGAAACATGCGAAGGCTGTTGACGAAAAGCGCACGAAAGGTGAAAAGCTGCCCGCCGCCGCCGGAATTCCGATTGCAATAAAAGACAATATATGCACAAAAAACGTGCTGACGACCTGCGCCTCTAAAATGCTTTACAATTTCGCTCCGCCGTATAATGCGACGGTTATGGACAAGATCGAAAGTCAGGACTGCATCATGCTTGGCAAGCTGAATATGGACGAGTTTGCGATGGGTTCATCCTGCGAGACGTCATATTTTAAAAAGACTAAAAATCCATATGATATAACACGTGTTCCGGGTGGTTCTTCCGGCGGTTCGGCTGCCGCAGTGGCCGCTTTGGAAACGCCGTTTGCGCTCGGCTCGGACACGGGCGGATCGATTCGCCAGCCGGCAGGTCTGTGCGGTGTTGTAGGTCTTAAACCTACCTACGGAACGGTTTCGCGTTTTGGACTTATCGCCTTTGCGTCATCGCTTGACCAGATAGGGCCGCTTGCACGGAGTGTGCGTGATGCCGCTATGCTTTTTGATATTATAAAGGGGCATGACTGGCACGATTCGACCAGCGAGGAAAAAGATCTGGGACTTACTGAAAAAGCCTTATCTGCCGATATAAAGGGCAAGAAAATAGGTCTTCCGAAAGAGTTTTACGGCGAAGGCATCAAGCCTGAAATAAAGGAAAAAGTTTTAGCCGCCGCACATCATTTTGAAAGCCTTGGGGCGCAGATCGTCGATGTTTCGATTCCGATTTCAGAATATGCCCTGCCTGCGTACTACATCATATCATCAGCTGAGGCATCGTCAAACCTTGCCCGTTTCGACGGTGTGAAATACGGTTTTAGGGCCGAAAACTATGATGATTTAATAGACCTTTATTTCAAGACGAGAAGCGAGGGCTTCGGCGACGAGGTCAAGCGCCGCATACTGCTTGGCACTTACGTGCTGAGTTCCGGCTATTATGACGCTTATTATAAAAAAGCATGTCAGGTGCGCGCCCTTATCAAACAGGGATATAATGATGCTTTGTCCAAGTGTGATGCTTTGCTGACGCCTGTTACACCGACCACCGCTTTTAAAATCGGTGAAAAAACGGACGATCCGATGGAGATGTATATGGAGGACATATGCACCGTATCGATCAATATTGCCGGCCTTCCGGCGCTTGTTCAGCCCTGCGGCGAGGTAGAGGGACTGCCTGTCGGCATGCAGCTTATCGGCAGGAAATTCGGCGAGCAGACGCTGCTTGATTTGGGATACGCCTATGAAACAACGGGCGGCGCAGTCTTTACCGCGCCAAAACTTTAA